The genomic segment CCAAAGTCGGAATCTTTCTGCCACTATTCTAAAGCTTTTTATCCGTCTAATTAGGTGTTCAACAAAAATCCTTTCTCTGGCTTTTCGCTGATTTTCCTGTTTTTTTGCTGACTCTA from the Roseofilum casamattae BLCC-M143 genome contains:
- a CDS encoding transposase family protein, whose product is ESAKKQENQRKARERIFVEHLIRRIKSFRIVAERFRLWRQNYSRIVRVVCGLVRWRIGALILES